In Salmo salar chromosome ssa24, Ssal_v3.1, whole genome shotgun sequence, the following proteins share a genomic window:
- the LOC106585005 gene encoding pleckstrin homology domain-containing family A member 2 isoform X1, protein MPYVDRQNRVCGFLDIEEKEGSSRFQRRYFILDTQGNTLQWYMDNPQNLPSGANAVGILQLTYISKVSEATGKQKSKTEFCFVINAVSRRYFLHANDAADLKDWVLALNKATKITVPKAGPLQPRSEVSTVTGEAGGKRLAYKTEIIGGVVVHTPIYQNEGEEMEVGDRRVSSVGSRPGVLRCGYCVKQGNVRKSWKRRFFTLDHNAVSYYKCEMDKEPLRAVPLRDIQKVHECLVKSGDLLMRDNLFEIITSSRVFYVQTDTPEDMQGWIRDIELKIQDFRGPAKVKGSVFTFASSLYRHGNSSHPPSVFRGRQGDDRRPPLVKSCSVAPGWQPWTPVPQREAPALGTLDKDSPFSNLPSSLSSRSTSSSTSSSSSSPSTPTLIPQGVPAPALASGVGVPACPGPIAPDPSSSRRRHRSQPQPPKDRSFPFSLDDDGIRTTDV, encoded by the exons ATGCCATACGTGGACAGGCAGAACCGTGTGTGTGGCTTCCTGGACATTGAGGAGAAGGAGGGCAGCAGTCGCTTCCAGAGACGctacttcatactggacacacagGGCAACACACTGCAGTGGTACATGGACAacccccag AACCTGCCTAGTGGAGCAAACGCAGTTGGGATTCTGCAGCTGACGTACATCTCCAAG GTGAGCGAGGCCACGGGGAAACAGAAGTCCAAGACTGAGTTCTGCTTTG TGATCAATGCAGTGTCTCGGCGTTATTTCCTCCATGCCAACGATGCTGCTGACCTGAAAGACTGGGTCCTCGCTCTGAACAAAGCTACCAAGATCACT GTCCCAAAAGCAGGGCCtctccagcccagatcagaggtTTCTACGGTAACCGGTGAGGCAGGGGGTAAGAGGCTGGCCTACAAGACTGAGATCATCGGGGGAGTGGTGGTGCACACACCCATCTACCAG aatgagggggaggagatggaggtagGGGACAGGAGGGTCTCCTCTGTAGGCAGTAGACCAGGTGTACTGAGGTGTGGCTATTGTGTCAAACAGGGTAACgtg AGGAAAAGCTGGAAGAGACGTTTCTTCACACTGGACCACAATGCTGTCAGTTACTACAAGTGTGAGATG GATAAGGAGCCTCTGAGAGCTGTTCCTCTGAGAGACATTCAGAAGGTCCATGAGTGTCTGGTGAAATCTGG GGACCTGCTGATGAGAGATAACCTGTTTGAGATCATCACCAGCTCCAGGGTCTTCTACGTCCAG ACAGACACTCCAGAGGACATGCAGGGCTGGATCAGAGACATTGAGTTGAAGATACAGGACTTCAGAGGCCCTGCCAAGGTAAAG ggttctGTATTTACGTTTGCCTCCTCTCTGTATCGCCATGGTAACTCCTCCCACCCACCCTCTGTGTTCCGTGGTCGCCAGGGAGATGACAGGAGACCCCCACTAGTGAAGTCGTGTTCTGTGGCCCCGGGGTGGCAGCCCTGGACCCCCGTACCCCAAAGAGAGGCTCCCGCTCTGGGCACACTGGACAAGGACAGTCCCTTTAGCAATCTGCCCTCCAGTCTTTCCTCtcgctccacctcctcctccacctcctcatcttcatcctccccctccactcccacTCTCATCCCACAGGGGGTCCCAGCTCCAGCCCTAGCCAGTGGTGTGGGGGTCCCAGCCTGCCCTGGCCCCATAGCTCCAGACCCCTCCAGCAGCCGGAGGAGACACCGCTCTCAGCCTCAGCCCCCCAAAGACCGCAGCTTCCCTTTCAGCCTGGACGATGATGGCATCCGCACCACCGACGTCTAG
- the LOC106585005 gene encoding pleckstrin homology domain-containing family A member 2 isoform X2: MPYVDRQNRVCGFLDIEEKEGSSRFQRRYFILDTQGNTLQWYMDNPQNLPSGANAVGILQLTYISKVSEATGKQKSKTEFCFVINAVSRRYFLHANDAADLKDWVLALNKATKITVPKAGPLQPRSEVSTVTGEAGGKRLAYKTEIIGGVVVHTPIYQNEGEEMEVGDRRVSSVGSRPGVLRCGYCVKQGNVRKSWKRRFFTLDHNAVSYYKCEMDKEPLRAVPLRDIQKVHECLVKSGDLLMRDNLFEIITSSRVFYVQTDTPEDMQGWIRDIELKIQDFRGPAKGSVFTFASSLYRHGNSSHPPSVFRGRQGDDRRPPLVKSCSVAPGWQPWTPVPQREAPALGTLDKDSPFSNLPSSLSSRSTSSSTSSSSSSPSTPTLIPQGVPAPALASGVGVPACPGPIAPDPSSSRRRHRSQPQPPKDRSFPFSLDDDGIRTTDV, translated from the exons ATGCCATACGTGGACAGGCAGAACCGTGTGTGTGGCTTCCTGGACATTGAGGAGAAGGAGGGCAGCAGTCGCTTCCAGAGACGctacttcatactggacacacagGGCAACACACTGCAGTGGTACATGGACAacccccag AACCTGCCTAGTGGAGCAAACGCAGTTGGGATTCTGCAGCTGACGTACATCTCCAAG GTGAGCGAGGCCACGGGGAAACAGAAGTCCAAGACTGAGTTCTGCTTTG TGATCAATGCAGTGTCTCGGCGTTATTTCCTCCATGCCAACGATGCTGCTGACCTGAAAGACTGGGTCCTCGCTCTGAACAAAGCTACCAAGATCACT GTCCCAAAAGCAGGGCCtctccagcccagatcagaggtTTCTACGGTAACCGGTGAGGCAGGGGGTAAGAGGCTGGCCTACAAGACTGAGATCATCGGGGGAGTGGTGGTGCACACACCCATCTACCAG aatgagggggaggagatggaggtagGGGACAGGAGGGTCTCCTCTGTAGGCAGTAGACCAGGTGTACTGAGGTGTGGCTATTGTGTCAAACAGGGTAACgtg AGGAAAAGCTGGAAGAGACGTTTCTTCACACTGGACCACAATGCTGTCAGTTACTACAAGTGTGAGATG GATAAGGAGCCTCTGAGAGCTGTTCCTCTGAGAGACATTCAGAAGGTCCATGAGTGTCTGGTGAAATCTGG GGACCTGCTGATGAGAGATAACCTGTTTGAGATCATCACCAGCTCCAGGGTCTTCTACGTCCAG ACAGACACTCCAGAGGACATGCAGGGCTGGATCAGAGACATTGAGTTGAAGATACAGGACTTCAGAGGCCCTGCCAAG ggttctGTATTTACGTTTGCCTCCTCTCTGTATCGCCATGGTAACTCCTCCCACCCACCCTCTGTGTTCCGTGGTCGCCAGGGAGATGACAGGAGACCCCCACTAGTGAAGTCGTGTTCTGTGGCCCCGGGGTGGCAGCCCTGGACCCCCGTACCCCAAAGAGAGGCTCCCGCTCTGGGCACACTGGACAAGGACAGTCCCTTTAGCAATCTGCCCTCCAGTCTTTCCTCtcgctccacctcctcctccacctcctcatcttcatcctccccctccactcccacTCTCATCCCACAGGGGGTCCCAGCTCCAGCCCTAGCCAGTGGTGTGGGGGTCCCAGCCTGCCCTGGCCCCATAGCTCCAGACCCCTCCAGCAGCCGGAGGAGACACCGCTCTCAGCCTCAGCCCCCCAAAGACCGCAGCTTCCCTTTCAGCCTGGACGATGATGGCATCCGCACCACCGACGTCTAG
- the LOC106585005 gene encoding pleckstrin homology domain-containing family A member 2 isoform X3 — MPYVDRQNRVCGFLDIEEKEGSSRFQRRYFILDTQGNTLQWYMDNPQNLPSGANAVGILQLTYISKVSEATGKQKSKTEFCFVINAVSRRYFLHANDAADLKDWVLALNKATKITVPKAGPLQPRSEVSTVTGEAGGKRLAYKTEIIGGVVVHTPIYQNEGEEMEVGDRRVSSVGSRPGVLRCGYCVKQGNVRKSWKRRFFTLDHNAVSYYKCEMDKEPLRAVPLRDIQKVHECLVKSGDLLMRDNLFEIITSSRVFYVQTDTPEDMQGWIRDIELKIQDFRGPAKGDDRRPPLVKSCSVAPGWQPWTPVPQREAPALGTLDKDSPFSNLPSSLSSRSTSSSTSSSSSSPSTPTLIPQGVPAPALASGVGVPACPGPIAPDPSSSRRRHRSQPQPPKDRSFPFSLDDDGIRTTDV, encoded by the exons ATGCCATACGTGGACAGGCAGAACCGTGTGTGTGGCTTCCTGGACATTGAGGAGAAGGAGGGCAGCAGTCGCTTCCAGAGACGctacttcatactggacacacagGGCAACACACTGCAGTGGTACATGGACAacccccag AACCTGCCTAGTGGAGCAAACGCAGTTGGGATTCTGCAGCTGACGTACATCTCCAAG GTGAGCGAGGCCACGGGGAAACAGAAGTCCAAGACTGAGTTCTGCTTTG TGATCAATGCAGTGTCTCGGCGTTATTTCCTCCATGCCAACGATGCTGCTGACCTGAAAGACTGGGTCCTCGCTCTGAACAAAGCTACCAAGATCACT GTCCCAAAAGCAGGGCCtctccagcccagatcagaggtTTCTACGGTAACCGGTGAGGCAGGGGGTAAGAGGCTGGCCTACAAGACTGAGATCATCGGGGGAGTGGTGGTGCACACACCCATCTACCAG aatgagggggaggagatggaggtagGGGACAGGAGGGTCTCCTCTGTAGGCAGTAGACCAGGTGTACTGAGGTGTGGCTATTGTGTCAAACAGGGTAACgtg AGGAAAAGCTGGAAGAGACGTTTCTTCACACTGGACCACAATGCTGTCAGTTACTACAAGTGTGAGATG GATAAGGAGCCTCTGAGAGCTGTTCCTCTGAGAGACATTCAGAAGGTCCATGAGTGTCTGGTGAAATCTGG GGACCTGCTGATGAGAGATAACCTGTTTGAGATCATCACCAGCTCCAGGGTCTTCTACGTCCAG ACAGACACTCCAGAGGACATGCAGGGCTGGATCAGAGACATTGAGTTGAAGATACAGGACTTCAGAGGCCCTGCCAAG GGAGATGACAGGAGACCCCCACTAGTGAAGTCGTGTTCTGTGGCCCCGGGGTGGCAGCCCTGGACCCCCGTACCCCAAAGAGAGGCTCCCGCTCTGGGCACACTGGACAAGGACAGTCCCTTTAGCAATCTGCCCTCCAGTCTTTCCTCtcgctccacctcctcctccacctcctcatcttcatcctccccctccactcccacTCTCATCCCACAGGGGGTCCCAGCTCCAGCCCTAGCCAGTGGTGTGGGGGTCCCAGCCTGCCCTGGCCCCATAGCTCCAGACCCCTCCAGCAGCCGGAGGAGACACCGCTCTCAGCCTCAGCCCCCCAAAGACCGCAGCTTCCCTTTCAGCCTGGACGATGATGGCATCCGCACCACCGACGTCTAG
- the LOC123730422 gene encoding keratin-associated protein 10-9-like — translation MVLCHVTCCVFPCLYLTDPGPGVLFLCLYLTDPGPGVLFPCLYLTDPGPGVLFPFLYLTDPGPGVLFPCLYLTNPGPGVLFPCLYLTDPGPGVLFPCLYLTDPGPGVLFPCLYLTDPGPGVLFPCLHLTDPGPGVLFPLPVPHRPMSRCAFPLPVPHRPRSRCAFPLPVPHRPRSRCAFPPTCTSPTQVQVCFSPACTSPTQVQVCFSPACTSPTQVQVCFSPACTSPTQVQVCFSPACTSPTQVQVCFSPPCTSPTQVQVCFSPACTSPTQVQVCFSPACTSPTQVQVCFSPTCTSPTQVQVCFSPACTSPTQVQVCFSPACTSPTQVQVCFSPACTSPTQVQVCFSLLFKLNRSCF, via the coding sequence ATGGTGTTGTGTCATGTCACATGTTGTGTTTTCCCTTGCCTGTACCTCACCGACCCAGGTCCAGGTGTGCTTTTCCTTTGCCTGTACCTCACCGACCCAGGTCCAGGTGTGCTTTTCCCCTGCCTGTACCTCACCGACCCAGGTCCAGGTGTGCTTTTCCCTTTCCTGTACCTCACCGACCCAGGTCCAGGTGTGCTTTTCCCCTGCCTGTACCTCACCAACCCAGGTCCAGGTGTGCTTTTCCCCTGCCTGTACCTCACCGACCCAGGTCCAGGTGTGCTTTTCCCCTGCCTGTACCTCACCGACCCAGGTCCAGGTGTGCTTTTCCCCTGCCTGTACCTCACCGACCCAGGTCCAGGTGTGCTTTTCCCCTGCCTGCACCTCACCGACCCAGGTCCAGGTGTGCTTTTCCCCCTGCCTGTACCTCACCGACCCATGTCCAGGTGTGCTTTTCCCCTGCCTGTACCTCACCGACCCAGGTCCAGGTGTGCTTTTCCCCTGCCTGTACCTCACCGACCCAGGTCCAGGTGTGCTTTTCCCCCTACCTGTACCTCACCGACCCAGGTCCAGGTGTGCTTTTCCCCTGCCTGTACCTCACCGACCCAGGTCCAGGTGTGCTTTTCCCCTGCCTGTACCTCACCGACCCAGGTCCAGGTGTGCTTTTCCCCTGCCTGCACCTCACCGACCCAGGTCCAGGTGTGCTTTTCCCCTGCCTGTACCTCACCGACCCAGGTCCAGGTGTGCTTTTCCCCTCCCTGTACCTCACCGACCCAGGTCCAGGTGTGCTTTTCCCCTGCCTGCACCTCACCGACCCAGGTCCAGGTGTGCTTTTCCCCTGCCTGCACCTCACCGACCCAGGTCCAGGTGTGCTTTTCCCCTACCTGTACCTCACCGACCCAGGTCCAGGTGTGCTTTTCCCCTGCCTGTACCTCACCGACCCAGGTCCAGGTGTGCTTTTCCCCTGCCTGTACCTCACCGACCCAGGTCCAGGTGTGCTTTTCCCCTGCCTGTACCTCACCGACCCAGGTCCAGGTGTGCTTTTCCCTTCTCTTTAAACTTAACCGGTCATGTTTCTGA